The following are from one region of the Hyla sarda isolate aHylSar1 chromosome 6, aHylSar1.hap1, whole genome shotgun sequence genome:
- the LOC130276287 gene encoding fibulin-7-like isoform X3 translates to MMLKIVLLLGFSLQLLGDSEGQACSEQREALRVLRQVQKLLTDHEASYLRGMRTLSRRLNQLRGQLQRQEDKELVSLTNTSSLITRQAKCSTFQGVQHCSCDPGYVIQTGGLCQDIDECSLYHGKAGSKICVHECVNTPGSYQCVCPQGYLLDMQQNSCKDIDECVSNQSACSGGEQCVNLYGAFKCVRPECPKPKLNVTYVKISSHQCERIPCPLGSSSCLEAPHSISFHYISLQSQLPVPSILFTMTAPRSQGDSQRFTLTRGKGHRGLEVRQAGRHRGELILTKTVNGPAELQVDVEMAEMSPQGLLGKHIFTVTLFVSQYTF, encoded by the exons ATGATGCTGAAGATCGTTCTCCTCTTAGGCTTTTCTCTGCAGCTGCTGGGTGACTCTGAGGGGCAG GCCTGTTCTGAGCAGCGTGAAGCTCTCAGAGTTCTGCGCCAGGTTCAAAAGCTGCTCACTGACCATGAAGCCTCGTACCTGCGTGGGATGAGGACACTCAGCAGAAGACTCAACCAGCTGAGGGGGCAACTTCAGAGACAAGAGGATAAAG AGCTGGTATCCCTGACGAACACCTCATCCCTCATTACGCGCCAGGCCAAGTGTTCCACCTTCCAGGGAGTTCAGCACTGCTCCTGTGACCCCGGATACGTCATCCAAACTGGAGGCCTCTGTCAAG ATATAGATGAATGTAGTTTATACCATGGGAAAGCAGGATCAAAGATCTGTGTGCACGAATGTGTGAATACGCCTGGGTCATACCAATGTGTGTGTCCACAGGGTTATCTCCTGGATATGCAGCAGAACAGCTGTAAAG ACATAGATGAATGTGTCTCCAATCAGTCAGCGTGTTCAGGTGGAGAACAATGTGTTaatctgtatggtgcctttaaaTGTGTCCGGCCAGAGTGTCCCAAACCCAAGCTGAATGTGACATATGTCAAGATCTCCAGCCA CCAGTGTGAGCGAATACCATGCCCCTTGGGAAGCAGTAGTTGCCTGGAAGCCCCTCATTCTATCTCCTTTCACTACATCTCTCTACAATCCCAGCTGCCAGTTCCCAGCATCCTGTTCACCATGACTGCTCCCCGCTCCCAAGGTGACAGCCAACGTTTTACCCTGACAAGAGGCAAAGGTCATCGTGGCTTAGAAGTACGACAAGCCGGCAGACACCGGGGTGAGCTCATCCTTACCAAGACAGTGAATGGCCCAGCCGAGCTTCAAGTGGATGTAGAGATGGCGGAGATGTCACCACAGGGGCTGCTGGGGAAACACATATTTACGGTCACCTTGTTTGTGTCGCAGTACACATTCTAG
- the LOC130276287 gene encoding fibulin-7-like isoform X2: MMLKIVLLLGFSLQLLGDSEGQACSEQREALRVLRQVQKLLTDHEASYLRGMRTLSRRLNQLRGQLQRQEDKDSCPQLKPPRHGRILGRKLKVGNELHFLCDPGYQLTGSESRTCMDNQTWSGQPAICKLVSLTNTSSLITRQAKCSTFQGVQHCSCDPGYVIQTGGLCQDIDECSLYHGKAGSKICVHECVNTPGSYQCVCPQGYLLDMQQNSCKDIDECVSNQSACSGGEQCVNLYGAFKCVRPECPKPKLNVTYVKISSHQCERIPCPLGSSSCLEAPHSISFHYISLQSQLPVPSILFTMTAPRSQGDSQRFTLTRGKGHRGLEVRQAGRHRGELILTKTVNGPAELQVDVEMAEMSPQGLLGKHIFTVTLFVSQYTF; this comes from the exons ATGATGCTGAAGATCGTTCTCCTCTTAGGCTTTTCTCTGCAGCTGCTGGGTGACTCTGAGGGGCAG GCCTGTTCTGAGCAGCGTGAAGCTCTCAGAGTTCTGCGCCAGGTTCAAAAGCTGCTCACTGACCATGAAGCCTCGTACCTGCGTGGGATGAGGACACTCAGCAGAAGACTCAACCAGCTGAGGGGGCAACTTCAGAGACAAGAGGATAAAG ATTCATGCCCGCAGTTAAAGCCACCACGTCACGGTCGGATACTGGGTAGAAAGCTGAAAGTAGGAAATGAGCTCCATTTCTTGTGTGACCCAGGCTACCAGTTAACCGGCTCTGAATCCAGAACCTGCATGGACAACCAGACATGGAGTGGACAGCCGGCCATTTGCA AGCTGGTATCCCTGACGAACACCTCATCCCTCATTACGCGCCAGGCCAAGTGTTCCACCTTCCAGGGAGTTCAGCACTGCTCCTGTGACCCCGGATACGTCATCCAAACTGGAGGCCTCTGTCAAG ATATAGATGAATGTAGTTTATACCATGGGAAAGCAGGATCAAAGATCTGTGTGCACGAATGTGTGAATACGCCTGGGTCATACCAATGTGTGTGTCCACAGGGTTATCTCCTGGATATGCAGCAGAACAGCTGTAAAG ACATAGATGAATGTGTCTCCAATCAGTCAGCGTGTTCAGGTGGAGAACAATGTGTTaatctgtatggtgcctttaaaTGTGTCCGGCCAGAGTGTCCCAAACCCAAGCTGAATGTGACATATGTCAAGATCTCCAGCCA CCAGTGTGAGCGAATACCATGCCCCTTGGGAAGCAGTAGTTGCCTGGAAGCCCCTCATTCTATCTCCTTTCACTACATCTCTCTACAATCCCAGCTGCCAGTTCCCAGCATCCTGTTCACCATGACTGCTCCCCGCTCCCAAGGTGACAGCCAACGTTTTACCCTGACAAGAGGCAAAGGTCATCGTGGCTTAGAAGTACGACAAGCCGGCAGACACCGGGGTGAGCTCATCCTTACCAAGACAGTGAATGGCCCAGCCGAGCTTCAAGTGGATGTAGAGATGGCGGAGATGTCACCACAGGGGCTGCTGGGGAAACACATATTTACGGTCACCTTGTTTGTGTCGCAGTACACATTCTAG
- the LOC130276287 gene encoding fibulin-7-like isoform X1 translates to MMLKIVLLLGFSLQLLGDSEGQACSEQREALRVLRQVQKLLTDHEASYLRGMRTLSRRLNQLRGQLQRQEDKDSCPQLKPPRHGRILGRKLKVGNELHFLCDPGYQLTGSESRTCMDNQTWSGQPAICSELVSLTNTSSLITRQAKCSTFQGVQHCSCDPGYVIQTGGLCQDIDECSLYHGKAGSKICVHECVNTPGSYQCVCPQGYLLDMQQNSCKDIDECVSNQSACSGGEQCVNLYGAFKCVRPECPKPKLNVTYVKISSHQCERIPCPLGSSSCLEAPHSISFHYISLQSQLPVPSILFTMTAPRSQGDSQRFTLTRGKGHRGLEVRQAGRHRGELILTKTVNGPAELQVDVEMAEMSPQGLLGKHIFTVTLFVSQYTF, encoded by the exons ATGATGCTGAAGATCGTTCTCCTCTTAGGCTTTTCTCTGCAGCTGCTGGGTGACTCTGAGGGGCAG GCCTGTTCTGAGCAGCGTGAAGCTCTCAGAGTTCTGCGCCAGGTTCAAAAGCTGCTCACTGACCATGAAGCCTCGTACCTGCGTGGGATGAGGACACTCAGCAGAAGACTCAACCAGCTGAGGGGGCAACTTCAGAGACAAGAGGATAAAG ATTCATGCCCGCAGTTAAAGCCACCACGTCACGGTCGGATACTGGGTAGAAAGCTGAAAGTAGGAAATGAGCTCCATTTCTTGTGTGACCCAGGCTACCAGTTAACCGGCTCTGAATCCAGAACCTGCATGGACAACCAGACATGGAGTGGACAGCCGGCCATTTGCAGTG AGCTGGTATCCCTGACGAACACCTCATCCCTCATTACGCGCCAGGCCAAGTGTTCCACCTTCCAGGGAGTTCAGCACTGCTCCTGTGACCCCGGATACGTCATCCAAACTGGAGGCCTCTGTCAAG ATATAGATGAATGTAGTTTATACCATGGGAAAGCAGGATCAAAGATCTGTGTGCACGAATGTGTGAATACGCCTGGGTCATACCAATGTGTGTGTCCACAGGGTTATCTCCTGGATATGCAGCAGAACAGCTGTAAAG ACATAGATGAATGTGTCTCCAATCAGTCAGCGTGTTCAGGTGGAGAACAATGTGTTaatctgtatggtgcctttaaaTGTGTCCGGCCAGAGTGTCCCAAACCCAAGCTGAATGTGACATATGTCAAGATCTCCAGCCA CCAGTGTGAGCGAATACCATGCCCCTTGGGAAGCAGTAGTTGCCTGGAAGCCCCTCATTCTATCTCCTTTCACTACATCTCTCTACAATCCCAGCTGCCAGTTCCCAGCATCCTGTTCACCATGACTGCTCCCCGCTCCCAAGGTGACAGCCAACGTTTTACCCTGACAAGAGGCAAAGGTCATCGTGGCTTAGAAGTACGACAAGCCGGCAGACACCGGGGTGAGCTCATCCTTACCAAGACAGTGAATGGCCCAGCCGAGCTTCAAGTGGATGTAGAGATGGCGGAGATGTCACCACAGGGGCTGCTGGGGAAACACATATTTACGGTCACCTTGTTTGTGTCGCAGTACACATTCTAG